From Aristaeella lactis, the proteins below share one genomic window:
- the xseB gene encoding exodeoxyribonuclease VII small subunit, producing MSEEKKSFEDRLQDVQEIISRIEEGKLPLEDSVKQFEEGMKTLSALDEELKDMNRRLTVLQDGKEQELETPGE from the coding sequence ATGAGCGAAGAGAAGAAGTCTTTTGAGGATCGCCTGCAGGACGTGCAGGAGATCATCAGCCGGATCGAGGAGGGAAAGCTTCCCCTGGAGGATTCGGTGAAGCAGTTTGAGGAGGGCATGAAGACCCTCTCCGCCCTGGACGAGGAGCTGAAGGATATGAACCGCCGGCTTACCGTGCTGCAGGACGGGAAGGAACAGGAGCTTGAGACTCCGGGAGAATGA
- a CDS encoding transposase: protein MPRTARIKSVSGYYHIVARGIARQVLFEEDADYLFFLKILKKYKEEEKFKLLAFCLMENHFHLLVQIDSGMDRVMNKISTTYAKYYNTKYERIGYLFQDRYKSKAIESGSYLLSAMRYIHNNPVKAGLCSVDQYRWSSWKYYDGVTGMVDADIVLNMLGGKSGFMEYSMYTGHDQDDGYFEFKDPSRLTDSRAQEKIRELLHMESGTKIQELDRVKRNKALRILKDGGLSIRQIERLTGITRGIVMKA from the coding sequence ATGCCCAGAACAGCGAGAATAAAAAGCGTAAGCGGGTATTATCACATTGTGGCAAGAGGAATTGCAAGACAGGTTCTTTTTGAAGAAGACGCTGATTATCTTTTTTTCTTGAAAATCTTAAAGAAATACAAAGAAGAAGAAAAGTTTAAGCTTCTCGCTTTCTGCCTGATGGAGAATCACTTTCACTTGTTGGTTCAAATTGACAGCGGGATGGATCGGGTGATGAATAAAATCTCAACCACCTATGCAAAGTATTATAATACGAAATATGAACGAATCGGATATCTGTTCCAGGACAGGTATAAGAGTAAGGCGATTGAAAGCGGATCCTATCTGCTGAGCGCGATGCGCTATATTCATAATAATCCTGTGAAGGCAGGGCTGTGTTCTGTGGATCAGTACCGCTGGAGCAGCTGGAAGTACTATGACGGGGTCACAGGAATGGTGGACGCAGATATTGTTCTGAATATGCTGGGTGGAAAAAGCGGTTTTATGGAATACAGTATGTATACGGGGCATGACCAGGATGATGGATATTTTGAATTCAAAGATCCAAGCCGACTGACTGATTCCCGGGCCCAGGAGAAGATCAGAGAATTGCTGCATATGGAAAGCGGTACAAAGATTCAGGAACTGGATCGAGTCAAGAGAAATAAGGCCTTGCGAATTCTTAAGGATGGGGGATTGTCCATCCGACAGATTGAAAGGCTGACCGGCATAACCCGCGGTATCGTGATGAAGGCATAG
- a CDS encoding polyprenyl synthetase family protein → MKTYEEYRAEVELALGPMLESLGEIPDRLLEAMRYSLLAGGKRLRPVMLLAACDMAGGDITTAMPFACALEMIHTYSLIHDDLPAMDNDDLRRGKPTNHKVFGEDLAILAGDGLLNAAAELMARAALRMADARGIHALEIIMRHAGVTGMIAGQTKDVLSEGDDPREDLVSYIHAHKTADLLEAPMEAGLALTGADEGQIRAAFEYGLHLGLAFQMTDDLLDVTGDAALLGKNTGMDAELNKLTWVALKGVEGTAKDAAEQVDLAEKALDNLPWNADFFRELARSTLTRKN, encoded by the coding sequence ATGAAGACGTATGAGGAATACCGCGCCGAGGTGGAACTGGCGCTGGGGCCGATGCTGGAAAGCCTGGGAGAGATCCCGGACCGGCTGCTGGAAGCCATGCGTTACAGCCTGCTGGCCGGCGGAAAACGCCTGAGGCCGGTGATGCTCCTGGCTGCCTGCGACATGGCGGGCGGGGATATCACTACGGCAATGCCCTTTGCCTGTGCGCTGGAGATGATCCATACCTACAGCCTCATCCATGATGATCTGCCGGCTATGGACAACGATGACCTGCGCCGGGGTAAGCCCACGAATCACAAGGTGTTCGGTGAAGATCTGGCGATCCTGGCAGGAGACGGGCTGCTGAACGCGGCGGCGGAGCTGATGGCCCGCGCGGCGCTGCGGATGGCGGATGCCCGGGGAATCCACGCGCTGGAGATCATCATGCGCCATGCCGGCGTGACCGGGATGATCGCCGGACAGACGAAGGATGTGCTGTCGGAAGGAGATGATCCGCGGGAGGATCTGGTCTCCTATATCCATGCCCACAAAACCGCGGATCTGCTGGAAGCCCCGATGGAAGCCGGTCTGGCGCTGACCGGGGCGGATGAAGGACAGATCCGGGCGGCTTTTGAGTACGGCCTGCACCTGGGGCTGGCGTTCCAGATGACGGACGATCTGCTGGATGTGACCGGGGACGCGGCGCTGCTGGGAAAGAACACCGGCATGGACGCGGAGCTGAACAAGCTGACCTGGGTGGCCCTGAAGGGCGTTGAAGGCACCGCCAAAGACGCCGCGGAACAGGTTGACCTGGCGGAAAAAGCGCTCGATAACCTGCCTTGGAATGCCGATTTCTTCCGGGAACTGGCACGCAGTACACTGACCCGGAAAAACTAA
- the xseA gene encoding exodeoxyribonuclease VII large subunit: MNNEAGLSVSELNLIISEAVRRDPRTRSVLVRGEVSSFRNQIASGHWYFSLKDANASITCAMFRNANLRAKIRPKDGDQVLAEGYVDFYAPQGKVQLIVTGLSPAGLGDMYVRLEELKRKLAAEGLFDPARKRQLPMRPRKVAVVTSRSGAALHDILNVSAQRSPAIPIVLVPVTVQGEGAGKEIAEGIRKANETDADVIIVARGGGSAEDLWCFNDEIVARAVAESRLPVVSGVGHEIDTSLCDLAADVRASTPSNAAEIVFPDRRELQGRVDLMRSGLVRAQSNGLRRAELTVSSLMHRLAGLSPEKRIALLLNRRELAKMQLCTAMGARLENAAAEMKDAKTNLWLAVTNRLKDVEHRTIRLRERLEAVSPLAVLNRGYALVYDPEEKIMTRAAEAQQQKEMTLQFADGRVAVTRKGTT; the protein is encoded by the coding sequence GTGAATAATGAAGCAGGCTTGAGCGTATCGGAACTGAATCTGATCATCTCGGAAGCCGTGCGGCGGGATCCGCGGACGCGGAGCGTGCTTGTGCGCGGCGAGGTGAGCAGCTTCCGGAACCAGATCGCTTCGGGTCACTGGTATTTCAGCCTGAAGGACGCGAATGCCTCCATCACCTGTGCCATGTTCCGGAACGCCAATCTGCGGGCGAAGATCCGCCCGAAGGACGGCGACCAGGTGCTGGCGGAAGGCTATGTGGACTTTTACGCGCCCCAGGGGAAGGTCCAGCTGATCGTAACGGGCCTCAGCCCCGCCGGCCTGGGCGATATGTACGTCCGGCTGGAGGAACTGAAGCGGAAGCTGGCAGCGGAAGGCCTGTTTGATCCGGCTCGGAAGCGGCAGCTGCCCATGCGGCCCCGTAAGGTGGCGGTGGTCACCTCCCGGAGCGGCGCGGCCCTGCATGATATCCTGAATGTATCGGCGCAGCGGAGTCCCGCAATCCCGATCGTCCTTGTCCCTGTGACGGTACAGGGCGAAGGGGCGGGTAAGGAGATTGCTGAGGGGATCCGCAAAGCCAATGAAACTGACGCGGATGTGATCATTGTCGCCCGGGGCGGCGGCTCCGCGGAAGACTTGTGGTGCTTCAATGATGAGATTGTGGCGCGGGCTGTGGCGGAAAGCCGCCTGCCGGTGGTTTCCGGGGTGGGCCATGAGATCGACACCAGCCTGTGTGACCTGGCCGCCGATGTAAGGGCTTCCACGCCCAGCAACGCGGCGGAGATTGTATTCCCGGACCGGAGAGAACTCCAGGGCCGGGTGGACCTGATGCGGTCCGGCCTTGTGAGGGCCCAGTCAAACGGGCTGCGCCGGGCGGAACTGACGGTCAGTTCCCTGATGCACCGGCTGGCGGGCCTTTCGCCGGAAAAGCGGATTGCCCTGCTGCTGAACCGCCGGGAACTGGCAAAGATGCAGCTGTGCACCGCCATGGGCGCACGGCTGGAGAATGCCGCGGCGGAGATGAAGGACGCGAAGACAAACCTCTGGCTGGCAGTTACCAACCGGCTGAAGGACGTGGAACACCGGACTATAAGGCTGCGGGAGCGGCTGGAGGCGGTGAGCCCGCTGGCAGTACTGAACCGGGGATACGCCCTGGTATATGATCCGGAGGAGAAGATCATGACAAGGGCCGCGGAAGCGCAGCAGCAGAAGGAAATGACCCTGCAGTTCGCGGACGGCCGTGTGGCTGTGACCAGAAAGGGAACAACATGA
- a CDS encoding STAS domain-containing protein: protein MNIRKSTESTKLTIALEGRLDTTTAPQLEGELATALDGITDLIFDLADLDYISSAGLRVLLSAQKKMNKQGSMIVRHSKPEIMEIFDVTGFTDILTLED, encoded by the coding sequence ATGAATATCCGGAAAAGCACAGAATCCACCAAACTGACGATCGCCCTTGAGGGCCGCCTGGACACCACCACCGCTCCGCAGCTGGAAGGCGAGCTGGCCACCGCACTGGACGGCATTACCGATCTGATCTTTGACCTGGCCGATCTGGACTATATTTCTTCCGCCGGACTGCGTGTCCTGCTCAGCGCCCAGAAGAAGATGAACAAGCAGGGCAGCATGATCGTCCGCCACTCCAAGCCGGAGATCATGGAGATCTTCGATGTGACCGGCTTCACGGATATCCTGACACTGGAGGATTAA
- a CDS encoding ATP-binding protein, translating to MKELTLEATLDNLSEVLGFVDSFLEENYCSAKAQMQIDVAVEEIFVNIASYAYAPKTGNATIKLDRVEHSPIVTIILEDEGVPYDPLAKADPDITLSADERQIGGLGIYMVKKSMDSMEYQRADGKNILTLKKKI from the coding sequence TTGAAAGAACTGACCCTGGAAGCCACGCTGGATAACCTGTCCGAGGTGCTGGGCTTTGTGGACAGTTTTCTGGAAGAAAACTACTGTTCCGCCAAAGCACAGATGCAGATCGATGTGGCAGTGGAAGAGATCTTCGTCAATATTGCCAGCTATGCCTATGCCCCGAAAACCGGCAATGCCACCATCAAGCTGGACCGGGTTGAACACTCCCCCATCGTGACCATTATCCTGGAGGATGAAGGCGTCCCCTACGATCCGCTTGCAAAAGCCGATCCGGACATCACCCTTTCCGCGGACGAACGCCAGATCGGCGGTCTCGGAATCTACATGGTGAAGAAAAGCATGGATTCCATGGAATACCAGCGAGCGGATGGCAAAAATATCCTGACACTGAAAAAGAAGATCTGA
- the thiI gene encoding tRNA uracil 4-sulfurtransferase ThiI yields MQNLLLVRYGEIFLKGLNRPYFIRALVRKVRYAVRGMGAEVWVHDGRIFVRGFNDLEECISRVTKVFGVHSVCPAVEMPKEDFEAICAQAVEMAKDLKGTFKVNARRADKRYPMNSMAINEEVGYRILQANPNLKVDVHNPEHLVNIEIRDMAYLYVKVIPAVGGMPVGTNGNATLLLSGGIDSPVAGWMIAKRGVQINAVHFHSYPYTSDRAKEKVLDLARKLSFSCCGIKVYIVPFTEIQMAIHEKCPEEYTTLIMRRYMMRIAERIARDTESEALITGESIGQVASQTMTALGTTDAVVNMPVFRPLIGFDKSEIIDVARKIDTLAISELPYEDCCTVFTPRHPATHPKMEKILEGEAKLDTEELIAKALEGVEMVRV; encoded by the coding sequence ATGCAGAATTTACTTCTTGTCCGCTACGGCGAAATCTTCCTGAAGGGACTGAACCGTCCTTACTTTATCCGCGCGCTGGTACGTAAGGTGCGTTATGCCGTGCGCGGCATGGGCGCGGAAGTGTGGGTCCATGATGGCCGGATCTTTGTCCGGGGCTTCAATGACCTGGAGGAGTGCATCAGCCGGGTGACGAAGGTTTTCGGTGTGCACAGCGTGTGCCCCGCGGTGGAGATGCCCAAGGAGGACTTTGAGGCCATTTGTGCCCAGGCGGTGGAGATGGCGAAGGACCTGAAAGGCACCTTCAAGGTCAATGCCCGCCGGGCGGACAAGCGGTATCCCATGAACTCCATGGCCATCAACGAGGAAGTGGGCTATCGCATTCTACAGGCCAATCCGAACCTGAAGGTGGACGTGCATAACCCCGAGCACCTGGTGAACATCGAGATCCGGGATATGGCCTATCTGTATGTGAAGGTGATCCCGGCGGTCGGTGGTATGCCCGTTGGTACCAACGGCAACGCGACGCTGCTGCTTTCCGGCGGCATTGACAGCCCGGTGGCGGGCTGGATGATCGCCAAGCGCGGCGTGCAGATCAACGCGGTGCACTTCCACAGCTATCCCTATACCTCTGACCGGGCGAAGGAAAAGGTGCTGGACCTGGCACGGAAGCTGTCCTTCAGCTGCTGCGGCATCAAGGTGTACATTGTACCCTTTACCGAGATCCAGATGGCTATTCACGAGAAGTGCCCGGAAGAATACACCACCCTGATCATGCGGCGGTATATGATGCGGATCGCGGAGCGCATTGCCCGGGATACGGAGAGCGAGGCGCTGATCACCGGCGAGAGTATCGGCCAGGTGGCCAGCCAGACCATGACAGCGCTTGGCACCACGGACGCGGTGGTGAACATGCCCGTATTCCGGCCGCTGATCGGCTTTGACAAGAGCGAGATCATCGACGTGGCCCGGAAGATCGACACCCTGGCCATCTCCGAGCTGCCCTATGAGGACTGCTGCACGGTGTTCACGCCCCGTCATCCGGCAACCCATCCCAAGATGGAGAAGATCCTGGAGGGAGAAGCGAAGCTGGACACGGAAGAGCTGATCGCCAAAGCCCTTGAAGGTGTGGAAATGGTAAGAGTATAA
- the folD gene encoding bifunctional methylenetetrahydrofolate dehydrogenase/methenyltetrahydrofolate cyclohydrolase FolD: MAAEILSGKIMSESLRKEIAERVSALKERGLTPGLAVILVGNDPASEIYVRNKGNGCAEVGMYSRTINMPEETTQEQLEAAIEELNNDSAIHGILVQLPLPKHLDENAALAKILPEKDVDGFHLINAGHMLTGTPGVVACTPKGALYMIKSTGVDLNGKEAVVIGRSNIVGKPMAMLLLQQNCTVTMCHSRTKNLAEHTRRADVLVAAVGKAGFVTADMVKPGAIVIDVGINRVDGKVKGDVDFDAVKEVAGYITPVPGGVGKMTITMLLMNTVEAAERTLA; the protein is encoded by the coding sequence ATGGCAGCAGAAATCTTGAGTGGAAAAATAATGTCTGAATCACTTAGAAAGGAAATTGCCGAGCGCGTTTCAGCGCTCAAAGAGCGCGGCCTCACTCCCGGTCTGGCGGTTATCCTGGTCGGCAATGATCCTGCAAGCGAGATCTATGTGCGGAACAAGGGAAACGGCTGCGCGGAAGTCGGGATGTATTCCCGGACCATCAACATGCCGGAAGAAACCACCCAGGAGCAGCTGGAAGCGGCGATTGAGGAGCTGAACAACGATTCCGCGATCCACGGGATCCTGGTGCAGCTGCCGCTGCCGAAACACCTGGATGAGAACGCCGCCCTGGCAAAGATCCTGCCGGAGAAGGACGTGGACGGTTTCCACCTGATCAACGCCGGCCATATGCTGACCGGAACGCCCGGGGTTGTGGCCTGCACGCCCAAGGGCGCCCTGTATATGATCAAGTCCACCGGTGTGGACCTGAACGGCAAGGAAGCCGTGGTGATCGGCCGGAGCAACATCGTGGGCAAGCCCATGGCCATGCTCCTGCTGCAGCAGAACTGCACCGTAACCATGTGCCACAGCCGGACGAAGAACCTGGCGGAGCATACCCGCCGGGCGGATGTGCTTGTGGCCGCGGTGGGCAAGGCAGGTTTTGTGACGGCGGATATGGTGAAGCCCGGTGCCATCGTCATCGACGTGGGCATCAACCGGGTGGACGGTAAAGTGAAGGGCGATGTGGACTTTGACGCGGTGAAAGAGGTGGCCGGGTACATTACGCCGGTGCCGGGCGGTGTCGGAAAGATGACGATCACGATGCTGCTGATGAACACCGTGGAAGCCGCGGAAAGGACGCTTGCGTGA
- a CDS encoding cysteine desulfurase family protein produces the protein MTVYLDNSATTKPSQAVAAAVTKQMESGWYNPSALYRPALEVQKELEAVRETVRKAAGAAGQTVIFTSGGTEADNLALLGHLKSRRKPGRVLISSVEHPAVSACADEIRKMGHAVDEIPAGPDGTVDLAKLEEMLSEDVLLISVMQVNNETGGVEPLEEIVSLRNRLAPEAAIHVDGVQGFLRMPLEFNRLGIQSYAFSGHKIHGLKGTGALIVRKDHPVRPVQFGGGQEGNIRSGTENTFGIIALGEAVRTWDPEANDRMRRLKIRLRDALLEKVPEAGVNGPEESTERCAPHILNIALMPVRSQTMLFALEGDGVYVSAGSACASRKQKISPVLKAMGVSTERADCSLRFSLCPYTTEEEIDYAAACVEKHYNMLKKFTRR, from the coding sequence ATGACTGTATATCTGGACAACAGCGCCACAACGAAGCCTTCACAGGCAGTCGCGGCGGCTGTTACGAAGCAGATGGAAAGCGGATGGTATAATCCATCCGCTTTATACAGGCCTGCCCTGGAAGTGCAGAAAGAGCTGGAAGCTGTTCGGGAAACCGTGCGGAAGGCGGCAGGCGCGGCGGGGCAGACCGTGATTTTCACATCCGGCGGAACCGAGGCGGATAACCTGGCGCTGCTGGGACACCTGAAGAGCCGGCGGAAGCCGGGCAGGGTGCTGATCTCCTCGGTGGAGCATCCGGCGGTGTCCGCCTGCGCGGATGAGATCCGGAAGATGGGCCATGCGGTGGACGAGATTCCCGCGGGGCCGGACGGCACGGTGGACCTGGCGAAGCTGGAGGAAATGCTGAGCGAGGACGTGCTCCTCATTTCCGTGATGCAGGTGAACAACGAGACCGGGGGCGTGGAGCCGCTGGAGGAGATCGTGAGCCTTCGGAACCGGCTGGCGCCGGAAGCCGCCATCCATGTGGACGGCGTACAGGGATTCCTGCGGATGCCGCTGGAATTCAACAGGCTGGGCATCCAGTCCTATGCCTTCAGCGGGCATAAGATCCACGGGCTGAAGGGAACCGGCGCGCTGATCGTACGGAAGGATCATCCGGTCCGGCCGGTGCAGTTCGGCGGCGGACAGGAAGGAAATATCCGGTCCGGTACGGAGAATACGTTCGGCATTATTGCCCTGGGTGAAGCCGTGAGGACCTGGGATCCGGAGGCGAATGACCGGATGCGGCGGCTGAAAATCAGGCTTAGGGACGCGCTGCTGGAGAAGGTCCCCGAGGCAGGAGTGAACGGGCCGGAAGAAAGCACGGAGCGGTGCGCGCCGCATATCCTGAATATCGCCCTGATGCCGGTGCGGAGCCAGACGATGCTTTTTGCGCTGGAAGGCGACGGGGTGTATGTGAGCGCCGGAAGCGCCTGCGCCAGCAGGAAGCAGAAGATCTCGCCGGTGCTGAAGGCCATGGGCGTCAGCACGGAGCGGGCGGACTGCTCGCTGCGGTTCAGCCTGTGCCCGTACACAACGGAAGAAGAAATTGACTATGCGGCCGCGTGCGTCGAAAAGCATTACAATATGCTGAAAAAGTTTACCCGGAGATAA
- the nusB gene encoding transcription antitermination factor NusB, whose amino-acid sequence MSRTTARAAAMQMIFEKISGGQGGEDTLKMVYDELREDGFPGVEHIGRKEPDGEDREYITAALEGVLAHIDEIDELIGKNTAEGWSIERISLVNLTIMRLAVWEILYAEDVPGNVSIAEAMELTERFSDPEDKGFVNGILGTILREHEAQA is encoded by the coding sequence ATGTCACGGACGACTGCGCGCGCTGCCGCCATGCAGATGATCTTTGAGAAGATCTCCGGCGGACAGGGCGGTGAAGACACGCTGAAAATGGTCTATGACGAGCTGCGGGAAGACGGCTTCCCCGGCGTCGAGCATATTGGCCGCAAGGAGCCGGACGGGGAAGACCGGGAGTATATCACGGCAGCCCTGGAGGGCGTACTGGCTCATATCGACGAGATCGATGAGCTGATCGGAAAGAACACCGCGGAAGGCTGGTCCATTGAACGGATCTCCCTGGTGAACCTGACGATCATGCGGCTGGCAGTCTGGGAGATCCTCTACGCTGAGGATGTGCCCGGCAATGTTTCCATCGCGGAAGCGATGGAACTGACGGAGCGGTTCTCCGATCCGGAGGACAAGGGCTTCGTCAACGGTATCCTTGGTACCATCCTTCGGGAGCACGAGGCGCAGGCGTGA
- a CDS encoding DUF2273 domain-containing protein yields MNLKKGTPAFGIACGAALTLLGALVMIIGFWKTLALCVLFGLGYFFGTVENKREFMKNTANKLIPDKEIKVIDFKTELKREQEQAEPVEAEAKSKE; encoded by the coding sequence ATGAATCTGAAAAAAGGAACACCCGCTTTCGGTATTGCGTGCGGCGCTGCGCTGACGCTGCTGGGCGCGCTGGTGATGATCATCGGTTTCTGGAAGACCCTTGCCCTGTGCGTGCTGTTTGGCCTGGGCTACTTCTTCGGTACGGTGGAAAACAAGCGTGAGTTCATGAAGAACACCGCCAACAAGCTGATCCCGGATAAAGAGATCAAGGTGATCGATTTCAAGACCGAGCTGAAGCGGGAACAGGAACAGGCTGAGCCCGTGGAAGCGGAAGCGAAGAGTAAGGAGTAA
- a CDS encoding NHLP bacteriocin export ABC transporter permease/ATPase subunit, whose protein sequence is MGWFDDQIEFRKKHERELLSDSFENIARSVTGRKVRKSLLNDQEDVSDAVSALLRHMGVKEKEVPPTVRGLRDRLDYLLSSTGILYREIILTKGWQNDAMGPMIASLKDSGAVIAVLPSEMGGYEYMDPATGKKVGVNVHTAANISEEALCFYRPLPMRALKLRDLLKYMMSCLTGRDLVSFGVAALAITLVGLLIPKLNQILTGTVIATGSTRLLLAVVSFLLFATITGILLTIIRNMLLSRIRYKLNINVSAATMMRILSLPASFFKSYSVGELNQYISYMDSLCTTLVDSLFSTAVTGLFSLIYLGQIMTFAPSLVWPSLIVTLLTLAVSLISARVQMRIDQETMVQVARERGLVYSLINGIQKIRLSGAENRAFAKWSELYVQSASTTFNPPAIIRLSSVLTTAISLIGTAVMYFIAVKSRVSIADYFAFNASYANISTAFSALATMALSAASIKPVIQLIKPLLEATPEASGNRETVTRLSGNIEISHVTFSYDPDSKPIFEDFCLTIPARQYVAIVGKSGCGKSTLVRLLLGFEKPTRGVINYDRKDLQQLDMRSVRRQIGTVMQDGRLFSGSIFDNIVISAPTLKLEEAWEAAEIAGIADDIRDMPMGMHTVLQDGGGTISGGQRQRLMIARAIAPKPRILIFDEATSALDNITQRKVSEALDKMKCTRIVIAHRLSTIKHCDRILVIDGGKIAEDGTYEELIAKNGIFAELVERQKLSNES, encoded by the coding sequence ATGGGCTGGTTTGATGATCAGATTGAATTCCGAAAAAAACATGAACGGGAGCTGCTGAGCGACTCCTTTGAGAACATCGCCCGGAGCGTCACAGGCCGGAAAGTCCGCAAGAGCCTGCTGAACGACCAGGAAGACGTCAGCGATGCGGTCAGCGCCCTCCTGCGCCACATGGGCGTCAAGGAAAAAGAGGTTCCCCCGACCGTCCGCGGCCTGCGGGACCGGCTGGATTACCTGCTGTCCTCCACGGGCATCCTGTACCGTGAGATCATTCTCACCAAGGGCTGGCAGAATGACGCCATGGGCCCCATGATCGCAAGCCTGAAGGATTCCGGTGCGGTCATCGCCGTGCTGCCCAGCGAGATGGGCGGCTATGAGTACATGGACCCCGCCACCGGCAAAAAGGTGGGCGTCAACGTCCATACCGCCGCGAACATCAGTGAGGAAGCGCTGTGCTTCTACCGTCCCCTGCCCATGCGGGCCCTGAAACTGCGGGACCTCCTGAAGTATATGATGAGCTGTCTCACCGGCCGCGACCTGGTCAGCTTCGGCGTCGCCGCCCTGGCCATCACCCTGGTGGGCCTGCTGATCCCGAAGCTGAACCAGATCCTGACCGGCACGGTCATTGCCACCGGCAGCACCAGGCTCCTGCTGGCCGTGGTGAGCTTCCTGCTCTTCGCCACGATCACCGGAATCCTTCTGACCATTATCCGGAATATGCTTTTGTCCCGCATCCGGTATAAGCTGAACATCAACGTCAGCGCCGCCACCATGATGCGGATCCTGAGCCTGCCCGCCTCCTTCTTCAAGTCCTACAGCGTGGGTGAACTCAACCAGTACATCAGCTATATGGACAGCCTGTGCACCACTCTAGTGGACAGCCTGTTCAGCACCGCGGTCACAGGCCTTTTCTCCCTGATCTATTTAGGGCAGATCATGACCTTCGCTCCGAGCCTTGTCTGGCCCAGCCTGATCGTCACCCTGCTGACACTGGCCGTGAGCCTGATCTCCGCCCGGGTGCAGATGCGCATTGACCAGGAAACCATGGTGCAGGTCGCCCGGGAACGGGGCCTGGTATACAGCCTCATCAACGGCATCCAAAAGATCCGCCTCTCCGGTGCGGAGAACCGGGCCTTCGCCAAGTGGTCTGAGCTGTATGTCCAGAGCGCTTCCACCACCTTCAACCCGCCGGCCATCATCCGGCTCAGCAGCGTTCTGACAACAGCCATCTCCCTCATCGGTACGGCGGTCATGTATTTCATCGCCGTGAAGAGCAGGGTCAGCATCGCTGACTACTTCGCCTTCAACGCGTCCTACGCGAACATTTCCACCGCTTTCTCCGCCCTGGCCACCATGGCCCTGTCCGCCGCGTCCATCAAGCCGGTCATCCAGCTGATCAAGCCCCTGCTGGAAGCAACGCCCGAGGCCAGCGGCAACCGGGAGACCGTGACCCGCCTCAGCGGCAATATCGAGATCAGCCACGTCACCTTCAGCTACGATCCGGACAGCAAGCCCATCTTTGAGGACTTCTGCCTCACCATTCCCGCCCGGCAGTATGTGGCGATCGTCGGCAAGAGCGGCTGCGGAAAGAGCACCCTGGTACGCCTGCTCCTGGGTTTTGAAAAGCCTACCCGCGGCGTCATCAACTACGACCGCAAGGACCTGCAGCAGCTGGACATGCGTTCCGTCCGGAGGCAGATCGGTACCGTCATGCAGGACGGCCGGCTCTTCTCCGGCAGCATCTTTGACAACATCGTCATCTCCGCCCCCACCCTCAAGCTGGAGGAAGCCTGGGAGGCCGCGGAGATCGCCGGCATCGCGGATGACATCAGGGATATGCCTATGGGCATGCATACGGTCCTGCAGGACGGCGGCGGCACCATTTCCGGCGGTCAGCGCCAGCGCCTGATGATCGCCCGGGCCATCGCCCCCAAGCCCCGCATCCTGATCTTTGACGAGGCCACCAGCGCCCTGGACAACATCACCCAGCGCAAGGTGTCCGAAGCCCTGGACAAGATGAAGTGCACCCGCATCGTCATCGCCCACCGCCTGAGCACCATTAAGCACTGCGACCGCATTCTCGTCATCGACGGCGGAAAGATCGCCGAGGACGGCACATACGAAGAGCTGATCGCAAAGAACGGCATCTTTGCCGAGCTGGTCGAGCGCCAGAAGCTCAGCAACGAGAGTTGA